The Candidatus Binataceae bacterium genomic interval TGTTGCCGAGCACGTGTGCTGCGCACACGAACGGGTCGCGCCCGAACGTTTCCGGAAACCACAATGCGCTGTAGCCAAGATGCTCGAGTTTGCGCGCGAAGGCCGCGACTTCGGCCGCTCTTAGCGTGTCGAGATAGGAAAAGATTCCGAATTTTCCGAGTTCCATGCGCGGCACTGCCGATGCCGCAAGCTATCGCGAAAGCGCGCAGCTCGCCAAGCGATTTTGGGCCGCGGGGCGCACGCGTTGTGACCGACAAATCGCTTGTGAAATGATGGGGCCGCGATGGCGATGGAATATTTCTCCGAACGCCTGCTCCAAGCGCAGCGCCGCAAGCGCAGCGTTGCGATGCTTGGCGTCGATCCTCAGCTGAGCGTGCCCGCAGCCCCGGGTCTGCCGGACGGCTATACGCTTTCGCGTTTCTGCTGCGCGATCGTCGAGGCCTGCGCCCCCTCGATCTGCGCGATCAAGCCGCAGCTCGCCTTTTTCGAGGCGCGCGGGATGGACGGGATGCGCGCGCTGGTCGAAGTTATCGGGCTCGCGCGCCGCTTGGGATTGCTTACGGTCGCCGACGCAAAGCGCGGCGATATCGGCTCGACTTCGGCCGCCTATGCCGAGGCCTTTCTCGGTGAGGGCGACTTCGGATGCGACGCCGTCACCGTGAATCCTTACCTGGGAAGTGACTCGATCGCGCCATTTGTAACCCGTGTTCGCGAGGGCCGCGGCCTGTTCGTGCTGGTCAAGACTTCCAATCCGTCTTCGGGCGAATTTCAGGATCGCGCCGCTGACGGCGCCCCGGTTTGGGAATGGGTGGCGCGGCGGGTCGAAGGATGGGGCAGCGACTTCGTCGGTCCAAGCGGCCTGAGCCCGGTGGGCGCGGTGGTCGGTGCGACCTATCCCGATCATGCCGCCCGCGCGCGCGAGCTGATGCCCCATGCGACCATCCTGGTGCCCGGCTACGGCGCGCAGGGAGCGAGCGCCGCCGACGCCGTACGAGCGGCACGCGCCGACGGGAGCGGCGTGATGGTCAACGCGAGCCGGAGCCTGATGTACGCGTATCTCAAGCGGCCGGGCTCCGCGCCGGCGGCCGCGGCCGCGGCGGCGGCCGAAGCGATGAGAACGGAGCTCAACGCCGCGCTGAGCGCGCGCGGCGGAGTTTAACTAAACGATTCGGCGGAAAGCGGCCAGGTGATCGCGAACCGATGCGCGCGGTCAGCTGCGCATCAGTTCGACTTCGTCGGCGGCGAGCGTGGCGTAAACCTCGCGCTCGATCGCGCGGTAGCGCTCGAG includes:
- the pyrF gene encoding orotidine-5'-phosphate decarboxylase; amino-acid sequence: MAMEYFSERLLQAQRRKRSVAMLGVDPQLSVPAAPGLPDGYTLSRFCCAIVEACAPSICAIKPQLAFFEARGMDGMRALVEVIGLARRLGLLTVADAKRGDIGSTSAAYAEAFLGEGDFGCDAVTVNPYLGSDSIAPFVTRVREGRGLFVLVKTSNPSSGEFQDRAADGAPVWEWVARRVEGWGSDFVGPSGLSPVGAVVGATYPDHAARARELMPHATILVPGYGAQGASAADAVRAARADGSGVMVNASRSLMYAYLKRPGSAPAAAAAAAAEAMRTELNAALSARGGV